CCGACAAATCACACCGCCCAATCAAATAATTTCCCGGAATCCGTTAATGGAATCCGGTATTTTGACGATTACAAAAACTGGAAAGTGATCAGCTCGACAAATCGTTTTGATAATGGAACCATGCGGCTGATCTATGGAAATGACATAGCGGTAAAAGCTATAAAAGAAGACAAAATAAAGCCCTGGCCAAACGGTGCCATTATTGTAAAAGTGGTCTGGAACAGCCAGCATGAAGACAAAAACGGAAATATCAGTACGGGAAATTTCAATAACGTGCAAATGATGATCAGGGATGACAAAAAATTCAAGGCTACCGAAGGCTGGGGATTTGCGCGGTTCAGCGGTTTGGATCTTGTGCCTTATGGAAAAACAATTTCGTTTGCCACTTCCTGCATCAATTGCCACAAACTTGTTCCTGAAAACGGCTTTGTATTTGATATCCCGACCAAAAAATAATCTTTTTAACCATTAAATTTAGAAACAATGAAAAAGCTCATAAATATCTCTTTTGCTACAAGTTTAGCCGTTGCAGCCATCATTTTAACTTCATTTGTTGAAGGCCAACATAACACAGAAGTACAAAAAGAAAAGATTGACAATACCGGAAATTCCGGTTTTGCCGTGGTGGAGCTTTTTACCTCACAAGGTTGTTCGAGCTGTCCGCCGGCGGAGGATCTTGTTGCGAAAGTACAGGAGGAAAATATAGGAAAACCGGTTTATATACTCGCATTTCATGTTGATTACTGGAATCACCAGGGCTGGAAAGATGTGTTCAGCGATCGTGAATTTACCAAAAGACAATACCAATATGCGAGCTGGTTGAAAACGGAAACAGTTTACACACCTCAGATTGTCGTAAATGGCAAAAGGGAATTTATTGGTTCCCAGGAAGCGACGTTGAATAATGCGCTTACTACCAGTTTGCATGCGACATTCCCTTCCAGTCTTTCTCTCAACGCCAATTTAAATTCTAACAAGATCAAAGTACAATATCAGTCAAAAGGTGCTGACCATAACACAAGTCTGCAATTGGCTTTGGTACAAAAAGTGGCTCAAACAACCGTAAAAAGAGGTGAAAATGCCGGACGTATTCTTTCTCACGTGCAGATTGTGCGCCAGATCCAAAGTGAATCTGTAAGTTCAACAGGTTCCGGGTATGCAGAAATTTTAATTCCTGCGGGATTTGATCCCAAAGGCTGGGAAGTGATCGGTTTTCTTCAAAATACTAATAACGGAGAGATTTTTGCGGCTGCGAAACAGGACTTTAAGGTTAACATTTAATTTAATATGCTGATGAAAATCCAGATCCTGACACTTTTTGTACTCTGCATACTCATGGCAGCATGCAGCAATTCGCCCAAACCGGTACTGGCGCCTGAGAAAATTTTTGAAGATCCGGATATGCATGTGATCACGTCAGTTTTTAATAAAAAATCCGGAATCACTTCCACGCTTTATGGAAACAAACCGGCATTGGAAGCGGCACGAAATGAGTCAGAAAACCACGTTGCCGGAGAAATTTTCAGGCTTGTAACCTGGGAGCTACAACCAAATCCATACTGGTTTGGCGGAAATATAAACGGCGAAGAAAAATGCGTGGAAACTGTAAAAGTATTGCCGGCTGAAAATGGAATACGGGTTGATTACGAAGTAGAAAATAACGGTGGTGATGTTTTGAAAAGATACGATCCGGACAAACAGGAGCGGATTAATTTTATCTTTGATCAAAAGGCAGCCGTTTTCCCCTAAGCAAAATAAATCTTTTTCATGAATACAAAAACTTTTAAGGTCTCGGCTGTGATCATCTGGCTTAGTTCACTTTCCCTTGGCATTTTGGTGATGGTTCCTAAAATTGCAGAACAGCATTTTAGCGTCTTTTCTACATTGGCCGATGGTCTGGTAACGTCTTTGTTCACGTTGTTTGTCTGGTATTTCAACATTTATTCGCTACCTAAATTTTCAAAATTCAATGCAGCAACCGGGTTTTCCTATCCGTTACTGATTCGAAGTGTAATAATTGGTTTTGTGGTTATGTTTTTGATGGTTTCAGCGTGGCAGTTTCTGGTGCCTTCGCCGGAATTTGGTCCTGTAATGCTGATGCTTGAAGTGAGGGGAATTCTGATCAACCTAACGTTTTATATGCTGCTGAATCTGCTTTATCAGACATATCAAAACCAACAGGTCGTTGTAGAACTTGAACGTACAAAAGCCGATAATCTTGGAGCACAATATGAATTACTCAAACAACAGGTAAACCCGCATTTTTTATTTAACAGCCTTAATACGCTGAAATCCATGGTGGAGCTTGAAGATAAAAACAGTGTGGATTTCATTTTGAAACTATCTGATTTTTACCGTTTTACTTTGGAAAATCGAAAAATGGATGTAATTCCTTTAACGGAAGAAATTGAAATACTGGATGCTTATATGTTTCTCCTCAAAGCAAGATTTGAAGAAGGGATCAGCATTGTATATAAAATTGAACCGGGTCATTACAATACCTGGATACCGCCTTTCACCTTGCAGCTGCTGGTTGAAAACTGTATCAAACACAATGTCGTATCGCTGGATTATCCGCTGAATATTATCCTTTATTCGGAGGAAGGAAAACTGGTGGTTGAAAATA
The nucleotide sequence above comes from Dyadobacter subterraneus. Encoded proteins:
- a CDS encoding DUF1223 domain-containing protein, encoding MKKLINISFATSLAVAAIILTSFVEGQHNTEVQKEKIDNTGNSGFAVVELFTSQGCSSCPPAEDLVAKVQEENIGKPVYILAFHVDYWNHQGWKDVFSDREFTKRQYQYASWLKTETVYTPQIVVNGKREFIGSQEATLNNALTTSLHATFPSSLSLNANLNSNKIKVQYQSKGADHNTSLQLALVQKVAQTTVKRGENAGRILSHVQIVRQIQSESVSSTGSGYAEILIPAGFDPKGWEVIGFLQNTNNGEIFAAAKQDFKVNI
- a CDS encoding sensor histidine kinase, translating into MNTKTFKVSAVIIWLSSLSLGILVMVPKIAEQHFSVFSTLADGLVTSLFTLFVWYFNIYSLPKFSKFNAATGFSYPLLIRSVIIGFVVMFLMVSAWQFLVPSPEFGPVMLMLEVRGILINLTFYMLLNLLYQTYQNQQVVVELERTKADNLGAQYELLKQQVNPHFLFNSLNTLKSMVELEDKNSVDFILKLSDFYRFTLENRKMDVIPLTEEIEILDAYMFLLKARFEEGISIVYKIEPGHYNTWIPPFTLQLLVENCIKHNVVSLDYPLNIILYSEEGKLVVENKMQLKKNPGRSTELGLDNINQRYLHLLDKKIEIETTNDFFRVKLPLIYEYINH